From Etheostoma spectabile isolate EspeVRDwgs_2016 chromosome 8, UIUC_Espe_1.0, whole genome shotgun sequence, a single genomic window includes:
- the ftsj1 gene encoding tRNA (cytidine(32)/guanosine(34)-2'-O)-methyltransferase: MGRSSKDKRDIYYRLAKEEGWRARSAFKLLQLDHEFNLFTGVNRAVDLCAAPGSWSQVLSRKLRGQEEKGETGGEEVKIVAVDLQAMAPLPGVTQIQGDITKVSTAQEIIRHFEGQPADLVVCDGAPDVTGLHDVDEYIQAQLLLAALNITTHVLKPGGTFVAKIFRGKDVTLLYSQLKIFFGGVTCAKPRSSRNSSIEAFVVCQNYSPPEGYVPNMSNPLLDHSYDVDFNQLEGPNRIIVPFLACGDLSAFDSDRTYPLQLDAGKQYQYTPPTQPPIRPPYQQACHLRKNNLLSKEDTLSTRPNQSRDETDPPAEST; encoded by the exons atGGGTCGCTCCTCCAAAGACAAGCGGGACATTTACTACCGTCTGGCCAAAGAGGAGGGCTGGAGAGCGAGGAGCGCCTTCAAGCTGCTGCAGCTCGACCACGAGTTcaacctgttcacag GTGTGAACCGAGCCGTTGATCTGTGTGCAGCTCCCGGCAGCTGGAGTCAGGTCCTCAGTCGGAAACTCAg GGGTcaggaggagaagggggagaCGGGGGGGGAGGAGGTGAAGATCGTGGCGGTGGACCTGCAGGCCATGGCTCCTCTGCCCGGAGTCACCCAGATCCAGGGAGACATCACCAAG gTGTCGACAGCTCAGGAGATCATCCGTCACTTTGAGGGTCAGCCGGCCGACCTGGTGGTGTGCGACGGCGCTCCAGACG TGACCGGGCTCCATGACGTGGACGAGTACATCCAGGCTCAGCTCCTATTGGCC GCTCTGAACATCACGACTCACGTCCTGAAACCCGGAGGGACGTTCGTGGCCAAG ATCTTCAGAGGTAAAGACGTGACTCTGCTGTACTCCCAGCTGAAGATCTTCTTCGGTGGTGTGACATGCGCCAAGCCTCGCAGCAGCAGGAACTCTAGCATTG agGCCTTCGTGGTGTGTCAGAATTACTCTCCTCCTGAAGGTTACGTCCCCAACATGTCCAACCCTCTGCTGGATCATTCCTACG ATGTGGACTTTAACCAGTTAGAGGGTCCGAACCGCATCATCGTTCCCTTCCTGGCGTGCGGTGACCTCAGTGCCTTCGACTCAGACCGGACCTACCCTCTACAG CTGGATGCCGGTAAACAGTACCAGTACACGCCCCCCACCCAGCCGCCCATACGCCCCCCCTACCAGCAGGCCTGCCACCTCCGCAAAAACAACCTGCTGTCCAAAGAGGACACTCTGTCCACCCGTCCCAACCAGAGCCGAGACGAGACGGACCCACCGGCCGAGTCCACCTGA